TCGGCAAGTCGCTGCGTTTCGCCAATGCTCGGGAGGGCTTTCAGCAGCTTCTGCTCTTTCTCGAACAGAGTCTTCCCGAGCGGGAGGCTTTCTGTATCGGCATGGAGGCGACCGGTCATTACTGGCTCGCGCTCTACTCCTTTCTGCGGGAGCAGGGTTTTGCTCTGCATGTGATCAACCCGATCCAATCCGACAGTCTGAGGAACTTCCACATCCGGAAGCAGAAAACGGATGCGGTCGACTGCTTTCTGGTGGCTGAGGTGATCCGTTTCGGCTCGTTCAGCGCAACTCATCTGGCTGATGAAGATATCATGGCGCTGCGCAATCTGGCCCGTTTCAGAGAGTCGCTCAAGGACTCCTGCGCCGACTACAAGCGACAGGTCGTCACCGTTCTGGATCAGGTGTTTCCGGAGTATGCTGCCTTGTTCTCCAACGTCTTTGGCGAGAGTTCAAAGGCATTTCTCAAGACGTACGGCACTCCGGAACAGGTGGTCGACGTGAACACGAAATCGCTGGCCGCTTTGCTCAGAAAAACCAGCCGGGGCCGGCACGGTACTGACAAAGCCCGTGAGCTCAAGTCTCTGGCGGCGCGTTCGGTCGGCCTGACTCTGTGTTCGGATGCCTTTGCCTTTCAAATCAGGATTCTCATCGAACAGATCGAATTCACGGAGAAGCAGATCGATGAGATCGACAAGAAGATCGCCCGGCAGCTGAGGAAGTTTAGCTCTGTCATCCTCACTGTCCCCGGCGTGGGGCCGGCGACGGGCGCCGTGATCCTCGGTGAGATCGGCGATATCAGTCGTTTCTCCAATCCCAAGAAACTCGTCGCCTTTGCCGGGATCGATCCGACTTCGTTTCAATCGGGGAACTATGTCGGCCAGCACAACCGCTTGTCCAAGAAAGGATCCCCCTACCTGAGACGAGCTGTCTGGATGTCGGCGCTGATAGCAGTCAGATGCGATCCTGTCTTCAAAGCGTTCTACGAAAAGAAGCGCGGTGAGGGGAAAGCGCATGGGACTGCATTGGGGGCTGTGTCGAGAAAACTGCTTTATACGATTTACGCTGTTCTGAAAGCCAACAAACCTTACGAGGTACGCCGCCAGGGCATAGAATGATTCTGTTCCCGCGGGATTCCCTGCTCGTGTCGCTTCCGTGTGAGCTCGTTCGCGTGCTTGTTTTGTCTGAGTTCTGTCCAATATGCCGTTTTCAGGGGCGCTTTGGCTTTTTCACGCGGGCAACCGGCTAGAAATACTTCGGGCATGAGCTCGAATTTCCTACTTGACTTTTAATAGCTGGTCTCCTCCTATTCAAAGTCCTTGAACACGCCAAGGGGATAATAGGGGATCATGTTCTTCATCTGCCAGTCGAAGGCGTCAAGAGGCGAAAGCCCCCAGTTCGTAGGACACGTCGAGAGAATCTCCACGAAGCTGAAGCCTTTCCTGTCGATCTGGTTCTGGAAGGCTTTTTTAATCGCTTTCTTGGCTTTGGCGATGTAGGGTTTCGCCAAAGAAACCCGCTCGATATACGCAGGCGTCTCCAGAGACGTCAACAATTCGCACATACGGATGGGATATCCGGTCAGCTCGGCGTCGCGCCCCTGAGGACACGTGGTGGCCTTCTGCCCGATCAAAGTCGTGGGGGCCATCTGGCCGCCCGTCATACCGTAAATGGCGTTGTTGATAAAGAAGACGCAGATCTTCTCGCCGCGGTTGGCGGCGTGGATGATTTCTGCCATACCGATGGAGGCAAGGTCTCCGTCGCCCTGATAGGTAAAAACGACCTTATCGGGCAGAACTCTCTTGATGCCGGTCGCCGTCGCCGGCGCCCGGCCATGAGCCGCTTCGATGAAGTCAATGTTTATGTAGTCGTACATCATCGCCGCGCAGCCGACGGGCGACATGCTGATCGCATCGCCCTGGATGCCAAGCTCGTCAATGGCTTCGCAGATCATGCGGTGAGCGATGCCATGGCCGCAGCCGGGACAATAGTGAGTATGAACGCCTTTCATCCATGTTTCAGGTCTCGAGTAGACTTTGACTTCAGACATTCTGTTTCCCCCCTAGGCAAAAAGCTTTCTGCACGCGTCTTCCACTTCTTCAACGGAAGGAGCGAAACCGCCGCAACGGCCGTAAAACGTCACCGGATAGCGGCATTCCGTGGCAAGTTTCACGTCGTCGATCATCTGTCCACAGTTCATTTCCACATCGAGAATGTGCCTCACCGTGGCCGGCAAATTTTTGAAGTGGTCCGCCGGGAAGGGATAGACCGTGATCGGGCGGATCAGTCCCACTTTTTTGCCCTCGGCACGGAGGTGCATGATCGCCGTTTTGGCGATGCGCGCCGTGGTCCCGAAAGCCGTGATGATCACCTCGGCATCATCGACCATGTAATCCTCGGCCATCGCATCCTGCTTCATCAACTCGTATTTTTTCTGCAGATCTTTGTTGTGCTCTTCAAGAGGCCCCGCGGCGAGATACAGGCTGTGGAACAAGGTGCGCTTGTTTCCGCGCTCTCTGAAACAGCCCACGGCCCATTTCTGCCAGTCGCCGCGTTCTGCGGTGCGTTCCTTGATCTCTACCGGTTCCATCATCTGTCCCATGAAACCGTCCGCCAGGATCATGACAGGATTCATATACTTGAATGCATAATCCCAGGAACGCTGGATCAGATCGACCGCCTCCTGGAGGTTGCTCGGCGCCAGCACGAACAGATGATAATCGCCGTTGCCGCCGCCGCGGGTGGCCTGACTGTAGTCGCACTGCGAGGGCAGAATGCCGCCCAGCCCCGGACCGCCGCGCACCACGTTCATGACGACGCAGGGATATTCATTGGCGGCAATGTAGCTCAGTCCCTCGGACATCAGCGAAATCCCGGGGCTGGATGACGAGGTCATGATCTGCGCTCCCGTGGATGCCGCCCCAAGCACCATGTTGATCGAGGCGACTTCGCTCTCACCCTGAACATAAACGCCGCCCACTTCGGGAAGGTGTGCCGCCATATATTCGGGAACTTCGTTCTGAGGCGTAATGGGATAACCGAAGAAGTACCGGCATCCCCCGCTGATCGCGGCCTGTGCAAGGGCTTCGGCGCCCTTCATAAGAACTTTCGCCATGATAAAACCCCCTTAGTTATGCGTTCTCGCGGAAAACTTCAATGACCGCGTCAGGACATGTCATAGCGCACAACGCGCAACCGATGCAACCTTCTTTGTACTGCTCCACAGGACGGTACCCCTTGACGTTCAGGTGATCCGAGATGCGGAGGACTTTCTTCGGACATGCGTCAACGCATAGCCCGCAGCTCTTGCAGTACTCCTCTGCTACCGTGATTCTCCCCTTTGCCATTTATACAACCCCCTTTAAAATCATTGCTGCCCTGAAAAAATCGTTCGCGAACCGCGTCATGCTTAGTTTTCGCCACAAAGGCGAGCGTCTTTCGCCTTTTTATGGCGCCGCCCTCAAAGCCCCGCTTCGCGTCGAAGCGCGTCGAAAACTGCGCAAAATCGCGCGGCGCATGTTTTTTTCGGCACGGGCGCGCGAAGGCGCGGCATTTTCAACGATGACTTTTAATCGAAATTCGGTGTCAGAAATTTTCCGGCGGAATTCCCCTCCCTAAATTCTGAAAGGGAGACTGTCCTTTTTCCCGGAAGATACGGCCGGCATGATGCCGTGCAGGAATGCCGGTCGCCCAGATCGCACCGGGTTCCCAGGGAAGAAGCATATATCTGGAAACAGGCCAGACAGGGACACGTTCCCCGGCCAACGCTCTCACAGTGTCGTCGTAGAGCTCCGGCGACGTTCCCACATACAGCAGGGGCAGTCCCATGCGCCGCGCGGCGTTTTGAACAAGCTGATATCCTTCCGTTACCGTTTCCACCGTCGTTTCGTTCATCAAATGCGAATTGCTGATCAAAGCGCCGACCTTCAGTCCGCAGATTTCCTCCATGCGGCGGCACATCAATTCAATCTTCTCCACGGTGCACGTCTGAGGACGGAAAGCGTTCACGACGAGCACAAGCAGGTACCCCGCCTGAATGATGCGCTTCTGAAACTGCTTCAGCGCCAGCGCCCCCTCGGCGTCCCCGCCGATGTCGATCATCAGCTTGCCGGGAGACGACAAAGCCCAGTCGACCTCCGCGCTGACGACCGGCATATCTGCCCATTTCGCCTGCCCCGGCGCGGTCAAGACCGTAAACCCCTTCTTCTCCAGCGCAGTGACGACCTGTCGGATGCAGAAGTATGGATTGATGATGTCAGCGTCGGCAATCGTTACTTTTTCCTCAGTCGTCTTCAAGCCCAGAGCGAGATTGAGGACCCATTCAGTTTTTCCGGATCCCAGAGCGCCCGTGACCGCTATCGCTTTCGGCCACTCGTAACGCTGGATCAGATCCTTGAAAAGCCGCATGTCAACAGGCATTTTTATCCTCCCCTGTGTTTTTGCAAAGAAAAATTTCCTCCGTAACGTATGTCATGCTGTTTGCTCGGCCATGGGCGCGGTCATCATTTTCAACGAGGAACGATGCGAGATAATAAAAACTATCGTAAGACCAGCGGCATAAAGCACGTGAAGATACGTTACATACCTTTGTCTTGCGTGTCGATCGGTTTTGCGAAACATGACGCAAACCCTCATCTTCCATCCTGACGCCCCTCCGTATCTTTTCTATCTTCATTCTACCTTAT
This sequence is a window from Pyramidobacter sp. YE332. Protein-coding genes within it:
- a CDS encoding IS110 family transposase, which produces MYYLGIDIGKNNHEAGLIREDGSHVGKSLRFANAREGFQQLLLFLEQSLPEREAFCIGMEATGHYWLALYSFLREQGFALHVINPIQSDSLRNFHIRKQKTDAVDCFLVAEVIRFGSFSATHLADEDIMALRNLARFRESLKDSCADYKRQVVTVLDQVFPEYAALFSNVFGESSKAFLKTYGTPEQVVDVNTKSLAALLRKTSRGRHGTDKARELKSLAARSVGLTLCSDAFAFQIRILIEQIEFTEKQIDEIDKKIARQLRKFSSVILTVPGVGPATGAVILGEIGDISRFSNPKKLVAFAGIDPTSFQSGNYVGQHNRLSKKGSPYLRRAVWMSALIAVRCDPVFKAFYEKKRGEGKAHGTALGAVSRKLLYTIYAVLKANKPYEVRRQGIE
- a CDS encoding thiamine pyrophosphate-dependent enzyme, whose protein sequence is MSEVKVYSRPETWMKGVHTHYCPGCGHGIAHRMICEAIDELGIQGDAISMSPVGCAAMMYDYINIDFIEAAHGRAPATATGIKRVLPDKVVFTYQGDGDLASIGMAEIIHAANRGEKICVFFINNAIYGMTGGQMAPTTLIGQKATTCPQGRDAELTGYPIRMCELLTSLETPAYIERVSLAKPYIAKAKKAIKKAFQNQIDRKGFSFVEILSTCPTNWGLSPLDAFDWQMKNMIPYYPLGVFKDFE
- the vorB gene encoding 3-methyl-2-oxobutanoate dehydrogenase subunit VorB gives rise to the protein MAKVLMKGAEALAQAAISGGCRYFFGYPITPQNEVPEYMAAHLPEVGGVYVQGESEVASINMVLGAASTGAQIMTSSSSPGISLMSEGLSYIAANEYPCVVMNVVRGGPGLGGILPSQCDYSQATRGGGNGDYHLFVLAPSNLQEAVDLIQRSWDYAFKYMNPVMILADGFMGQMMEPVEIKERTAERGDWQKWAVGCFRERGNKRTLFHSLYLAAGPLEEHNKDLQKKYELMKQDAMAEDYMVDDAEVIITAFGTTARIAKTAIMHLRAEGKKVGLIRPITVYPFPADHFKNLPATVRHILDVEMNCGQMIDDVKLATECRYPVTFYGRCGGFAPSVEEVEDACRKLFA
- a CDS encoding 4Fe-4S binding protein; protein product: MAKGRITVAEEYCKSCGLCVDACPKKVLRISDHLNVKGYRPVEQYKEGCIGCALCAMTCPDAVIEVFRENA